The sequence below is a genomic window from Ciona intestinalis chromosome 1, KH, whole genome shotgun sequence.
ATAAAAGAGTTAAAATGTATTCtatactaaattttttttagaagtaCAAGAGCGCCGAGTTGTGATAAATGGGTACGTATCCTTATAAATCCGTGGCTCAATGGTTTGGGCACCATCagattaaagaaaacaaagtttcaaGTAATTGTGTAGATTAGAAACAATCGGCAAAATTAGCCCCattttatatacggactctgggtATCTTTaatagagaaaaaaaatactCTAATTTAAATACTCAGATTTCTCAATAAGAATGGCAAAAGCATTAGTTACTTAGTTACTTTCTAATTTCGTAACTTGAAGCTCGAACAATGGTTGCATAATTggagtagagtgggggaaagTGGGACATGGGGTAAAAAGAGAAACTAATCCAAAATTCAGTTTACGGGCGCCtatatttgacaaaaaaatttttttttagtttaaactattGTCGCTCGTCTGATTTCATTACTTCTGCGGTTCGATTTACGCCATTTGACGtttcgtttttaaaactttggtttaACCTTTTATGCATCTCTGTCTgtatacaaattttgatttttcgttgatGTCCCATTAAAAACTAACTGGTTAATTAAGcaaacaaatgttatttgcgtttcatgtattttactaCATCAACtgtggtttaaaatatataacgaATCGGTAGCACATCAAAGTACTTTAGCacaggtatataaaacaaaacataacaacatGCAATTTAGAAACTGAGACTAAAAGAGTCAATCTGCCCAATGCATTCAATATATTTAAGAGAAGAGTTTCATAAAGATGAGAGCAAAAGCAGAAAGCAGCAGAATCACAACGACTTCTTGCTGAGTTTGCACTCCCAGCGACGACATGATCAACGGTGGTTCAAACTTATCGTTGATTTCTTGCTCGTGGTTATGATGTAACATTTTGCTTAATTTTTTCTGAAACAGAATCACTTGTTAAACACTAACATTCTGAATAATTACCTTCGCAACCACAACACCACATATTACACAAATTGACAAATAATTAGAGCTTACGTATACTATCTGGCGCAGTTATATATTAGCAAGTGTGCTTGAGTTCAAACAATACAATGTGAAAATAGTGCAGCTGTTTACTTCTTTCACGTGACTGCTTGTTTGCCGCAAATGCTGTTCCCAAGAGACTGCATATTACCACGGGAGCAGCAATACGAcgttgttttttcttttaagcACCAACAGGCTTAGCAAACACATATAACGTTGGTTTCCTTTTCCTGACTGTCATCTGAGACGATACCAAATTATATTAAACGTGTAAGGCAAAACGATTAAGCATACTGATTCtagtattaaaattatattttcatgtGATCACACACAATATTAGCGGATGTAATAGAAAAATACTTCGTAAGCCGTAAAACCCTGTACAGTAAAATTTACGGGCAATACACAACGATAAGAATGGATTGAGGAAAAACTAAACGGCGCTGACGACTTAATTACATACACTAACGTGATAAGGGTAAACTATAAGACTGGTCATTTTGTCTTTTAATTTGGAGCcaacttacatttttttagaagcaGTATACCCGCTAAGGCAGCTTGGCACTAACTGTATACTATACAGATACTTCAATTGGTAAGCAGGATGATTATGGAAAGTGGGCTACATTTGAAACATAATCAAGTTGTGAAGCAATCGCAAATGGCGCggacaaaatcaaaattaacgcGTTTTGACCCCCAAGAGCGATCCGAACAATGTGGACATGATCGTTCACATCAAGGGCAAGTAGAGAGCAAATACTGATTGCATATGAACACGTCACCAACGTTGGCAGAATAGGCCAACGTAGCACCACATATACTACGGAAATTACGCGGGTGAAACTGTATcagaaatttacaaaaagcGAGAATGTAGCCACTGCCGCTGTAGCCAAAGTATGATCGAGCAGCAAGGAGAATATCAACGTTAAAGTTGTTCAGATTTAACAAAGTGACTTCCATCCATCTCCCTTACGTCAACGACGCCTCGTACGCCAATTTGCAGAGCGTGGAAGACATAGGAAAGACCGACGTCGACGCTTAGTAGACCCATGATACGGGCACCCATTGCTCTGTGGAGCAAACTTCTTCAATGGCATTCTGGAAAAGAagttctttttaataatgaatTTAATGTACAACCAAAGCCATGAAAACGAAAGGCATATTTTCAAAACCAACTGCTGtacatacatttatttctACAGGGCAAtacttaatatatatgtgtttgtaactcattttttaaatcattgcTTACCAGTTAAAATTGAACAAGTTACCACAGCTTTGGTGTAGGGGCAAAGCTACCACACACAAAGTAATGAACTTTTAATCCTGTTTctaatgttaattgttaaccACATCCAGAGTGCAGCCATCTTACCTCAAGTGCGCTTATAGTTTGGTCAATATCATTATTCACGATGGTGAGATCAAAGTAATGTTGATAAGCTTCTCTCAATAATTCTGACTCTTTTTGTAATCGATCAAGACTTTCATCCTGTTAAGTATTGGaacaaattaaatgtttaaacaactattGCAATAATGAtgcaaaaaagtaaattacaagATGTTATTTACAACAATATAACTGATGCATATATGaatacacacacatatatatatatatgaaaagttgaaaacatTTAGGTAAAACATAGTCAGTTCAGTATTACATTATCAAACCtgcaaatattaaactgtGCAACATAGttaaacaatatacaaatagtATTTGGAGATTGACacacaaaatattcattttgaATACATGTTCACACTTAACTTACTGACAGATGGTTGTGCCATGTTGGTAGCTTCAGaaagcaaaaaaaagtttaataaaattaaaaaaaaaggaaaaaagttaTGAACTGCAATTTAATTACTAAAATAGGTTGTGTGCAAGCTAAAATAAATTCACGAAtcataagttaaaaaaacatttaatgtgTTGTTGGAATATGTAGATTTACTTCTTCAAGCGATGTAGCTTGTACATCTGGTGCTGCGATGTAAACAACAAATGGAGCAAACTCAGCAGATCGAAGAACTTTCAAGGCCTGGATGAAGAGAGAAAAGTTGAAATGTGATTTCAATATTTCAGCTTCCTAAATATGCCATATATGCTTCAGTTGCTACCTAGATGGTCTTATGCACAACATTATTAGTTATTACCGTAaagtaaaccaaaaaaagtaaaatggtGGACAATGTTAGGTCccaaatatatcatatataatggTACACTAAAATAGatcttctgttttataaagaaaactaaaataattaatacaaaagaCAATATTTAGAAAGTAGTAACAAAACTACAAAAGCAAACCTGAGGTTCGACATCTAAAATAGCCATGCGATTATTTTGGTGAATGTTTCTGATAGTTTCAAGTTTGGTTCCGTAACATGCATTTTCATGAGTTCCATACTCCAAGTAATGATTATTCTTAATTTCATGCATCATGGTTTCATAAGTGGTGAAGAAATAGTTATCGCCGGCCTGTTCATCTGGTCTTTTAGGCCGAGTTGTGtctgttgaatgaatgtaacttactttatcctcacgtggccggaaaacgacagtcgttattacacgggtttaacacctcgtgccagcttacgagttaccaagtatgttgctttgtgggtgattatttttgggggattttttctcttttttggaTATGactaataatttagacaacccattagtgaccattgaattggagcaattgccgttaagtgtcttacccaaggacacacacgcccacaaaagtagcagcgacgagccttgaacccaataccTATTGATAacaggcaggcgcactaaccacttcGCCACGGCtgttacaaacaaacatattcaAGATGGTCTTATGTTTGCTGGTACTAAAGCACAATATGTTGGATTTGGAGTGGCATACCACCAAAATATCGAAAAGTTTATATCAATGGAGATATTCAAATATGATATAtaggtaccaccaaagtttcataaaaataCAGATTCTGAAAAAAAAGGGCATGAATTCGAAACGCTAGGCAGATTGggttttcttcaaaaaaataaaaataaaaaaaacgttggtAGTAACGCCACTAAGTGCATAAACTGTGGGCCAAGGAACCAATTCTATACTTCATCCTGGCATGCCACAATATAGGACATTACCcatacattatttaaacagtttaagcTATTGCAATAGAATTAAATAGGGATGGGCTGAGATCAAAACTATTCGGATTCGACGAATCCGAATATCTAGGGTCTAATATTCGATCGAATCCGAAtattcgatgacgtcattcaacTAATTTACTGCcgtgaaacaaatgaaattgtaTAACCGGTGCATATCCAGCGTCGTTTCTATTGGTCACGTTCTATCGTAGCGTTATCTNNNNNNNNNNNNNNNNNNNNNNNNNNNNNNNNNNNNNNNNNNNNNNNNNNGAACGAAATTTGTGTGAACTGAGTTACGTTATAAACTCTAATGTGAAACCCGCGTAATTGTTGGTTGTAAaatcaagattttttaaattcagacGATCACGAAATTACTGTTTTGGCGAATTTAGTAGTGTGTGTGTGGTATTTCGTGGGCAATAGAAAGTATTCGGATTCGACCACGCATATTCGGATTCGATCGAATACCTAAAAATGCGTCGAACAACGCCGAATATTCGGATTCGGATTCGATTCGGCCCATCCCtagaattaaaacaataaaaaagcatGGTTGATTGTGACTGTATGTCTGTACAACCatggttaaaataataaatgcaaaaaaatcacaGCTTTGA
It includes:
- the LOC108951019 gene encoding peripheral plasma membrane protein CASK-like, whose product is MMHEIKNNHYLEYGTHENACYGTKLETIRNIHQNNRMAILDVEPQALKVLRSAEFAPFVVYIAAPDVQATSLEEDESLDRLQKESELLREAYQHYFDLTIVNNDIDQTISALENAIEEVCSTEQWVPVSWVY